Below is a genomic region from Brucella sp. BE17.
CCTGCGTCTGCGCCAACCGCATCTATGTGCAGCGCGGAGTCTATGATCAGTTTGCCGAAAAGCTTGCCGCCAAAGTCAAGGAACTCAAAGTCGGCAACGGTACGGAACCCGGTGTCGTGATCGGCCCGCTGATCGAAGAAAAAGCGCTCACCAAGGTCAAAGCCCATATAGAAGACGCCGTTTCAAAAGGTGCAAAGCTGGTGACCGGCGGCAAGGAACTGGGCGGACTGTTCTTCGAGCCGGGCGTTTTGACCGGCGTAACGTCGGACATGATCGTGGCCAAAGAAGAAACTTTTGGCCCCTTGGCACCTCTGTTTGCCTTCGACAGCGAAGAAGAAGTCGTCAAAATGGCCAATGATACGATCTTTGGATTGGCCGCATATTTCTATACCGAGAATTTCAGCCGCGCCATTCGGGTCGGTGAAGCGCTCGACTACGGCATGGTCGGGCACAATACCGGACTGATTTCCAATGAAGTTGCGCCGTTTGGCGGTGTAAAACAATCCGGCCTCGGGCGTGAAGGCTCGAAATACGGCATCGAGGAATATCTGGAAACCAAATATATCTGCAGCGCCTATAAACGATAAAGGACCTCAGTGACAGAAAGCGGCGGCGCGCATTGTTCGCGCCGCCTTTTTTATTTATAGACGGCACAACCGCAACAACGGCGCTTCGCCGCAAAATATCCGGACATTCCATGTTACGCCGCCTCTACGACTGGACTATTTCGCTTGCCGCACGAAAATCCGCCGAATGGTGGCTCGCCATTATCGCTTTCGTGGAAAGCTCGGTTTTTCTGGTCCCCGCAGATATTTTGTTTTTGCCAATGGCGCTGGCCCGCCCTGAACGCGCCTATCGCTACGCCTTCGTCGCCACATTGTTTTCGGTTCTGGGCGGCATTGCAGGCTGGTATCTCGGGTTTCATGCCTATGAGCAGATCGCCAAGCCTGTGTTGGAAATGTATGGCAAGCTCGATACATTCGAGCAATTGCGTGGCACCACCAGCGCCGACACCATCTTGCTGATGCTCATCACATCCGGCCTCTCGCACCTGCCGCCCATCAAGGTGGTGACAATTTTGTCGGGTGCTGCAGGGATCAATATCTGGCTGTTCATCGTCTCGGCAGTGATCGCACGCGGTGCGCGTTTCTTCCTGCTTGCCTGGCTGTTACGCCGTTATGGTGAACCGATCCGCGAATTCATCGAAAAACGTCTGGGACTTCTTGCCGGTCTCTTTGCGATTTTTCTGATCGCGCTTTTTTTCGCCGTAAAATATCTTCATGGATAAGCGGATCAGGATAAAATGCGACACGCTTTAAGCCGCGACAGGACGTTTTACATGGCATTCGCACTCAATAATCCGACCGGAAAAATACAATTCTGGACTGCCGGAATTTTAACGCTGGGGCTTGCGGCAACAGTCGGCACCGCGCTCGGCTTTGAGCATATTGGTGGCTTCATGCCCTGCAAGCTCTGCCTCGAACAACGCACGCCTTATTATATCGGTATCCCGATTGCCGCATTGGCGTGGATTTCCGTGGCGTGGATTTCAAGTGGATTGAAATGGCGATCCATCCTGATCCGTGGCCTTATCCTGATCGCCGCACTGCTGATGACCTATGGTCTGGCGATGGCAATCTTTCATACCGGCGTGGAACTCAAATACTGGGCGGGACCAGCAGATTGCAGTGCTGCTTCGATTAAAATCACGCAGGATGCCGGTAATCTCTTAAGCGATCTGAACGCCACACGCCCCCCTTCATGCGACAGTGCGCCGGGGCATTTCCTTGGCCTGTCCTTTGCCGGATGGAATGTCGTCGCAAGTTTTCTGTTTGCAGCCGTCGGCTACTATGGGGCTTTTGCAAAGGGTCGGAAATAAGGAAACAAAGACTGCGGGCTACGGCTCCAGTTCGACATCCCAGTAAAGGAAATCGAGCCAGCTTTCGTGCAGATGGTTGGGCGGGAAAAGACGTCCGTTATTGTGTAGGTTCTGCATGTTGGGCATGACGGGTTTCTGCCGTGGCCACATGCGGGCGCTGGCGGGCATCAGGCCACCTTTACGCAGATTGCAGGGGGAGCAGGCGGCAACCACATTTTCCCATGTCGTCTCGCCGCCATGACAGCGTGGAATGACATGGTCGAAGGTGAGATCATGGGGGGAGCCGCAATATTGGCATTCGAAACGGTCGCGCAGGAACAAATTGAAGCGCGTAAAAGCCGGATGGTTTGGCGGCTTCACATAGTCCTTGAGACAGATGACGCTTGGAACACGCATGGAAAACGACGGGGAGGACACGATCTGATCGTATTCGGCCACAATATGGACGCGCTCAAGAAAAACCGCCTTGATCGCGTCCTGCCATGACCAGAGCGATAAAGGGTAATAGCTCAGCGGACGATAATCCGCATTCAGGACCAGCGCAGGATAATTGCTGCTCGATACGGTCCGGGGAGAGACGGCAACATTCAAAGGCGCACCTCCTTCAGAGCATCTCCCGAACACCGTTTCACACGTTTCGGGACATACTCTTCATCCGAGCGCCTCGCGTCCTTCATGGGCGCAACCCACGACGCTCCAATCTGGTTAAGGCGGCATCACAATGCACAGAGGATCGAGGATCTGCGAATCGAAATACCGTCATCACCTGATGGAAATAATGTAAGCGCGACGTGACAGGATTGTGAAGCAGAAACGTATTTATCCGTTTCATAACACGCAAGTTTTACAGAAGCGGCACCGCATCACGCCCCTTGATTGCAGCGTAATAAGCCCAGAACAAACGGGCTGCCACGCCGCGCCATGGCGACCAGCCTTCCGCAAGCACGCGCAAGGCCGCCGCATCCGGGCGAATATCATAGGCAAAGGCATGCCCAACGGCTGCCTGAAGCGCCACATCGCCCGCCGGAAACACATCAGTGTGACCGGCTGCAAACAGCAAATAGACCTCTGCGGTCCATGGTCCGATGCCTTTGAGTTCAGTCAGTACGGCAATGGCTTCTTGCGCATTGAGATCGCAAAGACCATGCAGGTCAATTGCATTATTAGTGAGCGCTTCACTGACAGCCAACAGCGTACGTTGTTTGGGCCGCGAAAGTCCGGCAAGCCGCCAAGCCTCCTCGCCGCCAGCGACATAAGTTTCCGGCGTCAGCGGGTCGACTACCTGTTTGAGCCTGCCCCAGATCGCGCTCGCACTCGCGGTCGAGACCTGTTGGGCCACGATGATCGAAGCAAGGCTTTCGAACCCCGGTTTCGAGCGACGCAATTGCACCGCATTGGCGCGAGCGCGGATTGCTGCAAGACGCGTGTCGAGAAGAACAAGCACATCAAGCCCCGCTTCAACATCGTCCAATGTCTCGATCCGCTGCATGATCCCACCTTTCATTCTGCTAATGGTCAGCGTAGCAATGGAAGTTAATGACAATCAACTGACTCGGCACAACTCATGTCTCGCCCCGTATATCGTTTTGCGCCAAGCCCCAATGGCAGACTGCATCTTGGCCACGCCTTTTCCGCGCTGTTGAACCAGCGCATGGCGAAAGATACGGGCGGGCGTCTTCTTTTGCGCATGGAAGACATCGATGCGGCACGCTGCACGCCCGCACTTGAAGCGGGCATCTATGACGATCTCTATTGGCTTGGCCTTGAATGGGAGCAGCCGGTGCGCCGTCAATCGGAGCATTTTGCCGAATATCGCAATGCGCTGACTCGTCTCGCCGATATGGACCTTGTCTATCCGGCGTTTTTAAGCCGTGGCGAAGTGCGCGAGCGCATCGGAGCAGTTTTGGCCACGGGCAATAAATGGCCCTGCGATCCCGATGGTACGCCGCATTACCCGCAAGGCGAACGCAGTTTGAGCGAAAAGGAACGCATGCACCGCATCGCCTCCGGCGCACCCTATGCATGGCGGCTTGATATGGACAAGGCGCTTGCCCAATTGAATGATGCGCTTTTGTGGCATGAAAGCGGTGCCGGACCAGAGGATGAAACAGGCATGATCCGCGCTGATCCGGCGCGTTGGGGCGATGTGATATTGGCTCGAAAAGACACGCCCACCAGCTATCATCTTTCGGTCGTGGTGGACGATGCGTTGCAAGGTGTAACGCATATAGTGCGCGGGCGTGATCTTTATCATGCGACCGCGGTGCATCGCCTTTTGCAAACATTGCTGGGACTGCCAGAACCGCAATATCATCACCATACGCTGATCCTTGCAGAAGACGGGCAAAAACTCTCCAAAAGCCGCAATGATACGGCCTTCGAAAGCCTGCGGGCACAGCGTTGGACACCATCCGACATTCGCTCAAAGTTGAAACTCTGATGGTATTTTCGCCTCAGCGTCACAAATGATGTGCTTTGGTAGCGATTGACGAAAGTCTTTCAAAGCGCTTGAGTGCCAATCAGAAAAAGCGTTTCGAAGGAGCCAAGGCCATGAGCAATTACGTTGAGATCGAAGGTTTGCGTGTTGCCCCGGAACTGGTAGATTTTCTGGCACAGGAAGCAGCACCGGGCACCGGCGTAGAACCGCAAAAATTCTGGCAGGGCTTTGCCGCCATTATTCGAGACCTTGCACCGAAAAATCGGGCTCTTCTGAAAAAACGTGACGCAATTCAGGCCAAGATCGATGACTGGTACAGACAAAACCGTGACAGAAGCTACAGCCCGGTCGAATACCAGAGTTTTCTGAAAGAGATCGGCTATCTGCTGCCGGAAGGTGACGCTTTCAAAGTCTCGACCGCCAATGTCGATCCGGAAATCGCCCATATTGCCGGTCCGCAACTGGTCGTGCCGGTGATGAATGCGCGTTATGCGTTGAACGCCGCCAATGCGCGTTGGGGTTCGCTCTATGATGCGCTTTACGGCACCGATGCGATTGCTGAAAACAATGGTGCGGAAAAGGGCAAAGGCTACAATCCGAAGCGTGGCGAAAAAGTCATCGTCTGGGCGAAGAATTTTCTCGATGAAAGCGCACACTTGGCCGCGGGCAAATGGGCGGACGTGACTGGCCTTGCGGTGAAGGATGGAACACTTGCCATCACGCTTTCTGATGGTTCGACTACCGGCCTGAAGGATGCAGGTCAGTTCAAGGGTTA
It encodes:
- a CDS encoding YqaA family protein codes for the protein MLRRLYDWTISLAARKSAEWWLAIIAFVESSVFLVPADILFLPMALARPERAYRYAFVATLFSVLGGIAGWYLGFHAYEQIAKPVLEMYGKLDTFEQLRGTTSADTILLMLITSGLSHLPPIKVVTILSGAAGINIWLFIVSAVIARGARFFLLAWLLRRYGEPIREFIEKRLGLLAGLFAIFLIALFFAVKYLHG
- a CDS encoding disulfide bond formation protein B — its product is MAFALNNPTGKIQFWTAGILTLGLAATVGTALGFEHIGGFMPCKLCLEQRTPYYIGIPIAALAWISVAWISSGLKWRSILIRGLILIAALLMTYGLAMAIFHTGVELKYWAGPADCSAASIKITQDAGNLLSDLNATRPPSCDSAPGHFLGLSFAGWNVVASFLFAAVGYYGAFAKGRK
- a CDS encoding HNH endonuclease; its protein translation is MNVAVSPRTVSSSNYPALVLNADYRPLSYYPLSLWSWQDAIKAVFLERVHIVAEYDQIVSSPSFSMRVPSVICLKDYVKPPNHPAFTRFNLFLRDRFECQYCGSPHDLTFDHVIPRCHGGETTWENVVAACSPCNLRKGGLMPASARMWPRQKPVMPNMQNLHNNGRLFPPNHLHESWLDFLYWDVELEP
- a CDS encoding DNA-3-methyladenine glycosylase, which translates into the protein MQRIETLDDVEAGLDVLVLLDTRLAAIRARANAVQLRRSKPGFESLASIIVAQQVSTASASAIWGRLKQVVDPLTPETYVAGGEEAWRLAGLSRPKQRTLLAVSEALTNNAIDLHGLCDLNAQEAIAVLTELKGIGPWTAEVYLLFAAGHTDVFPAGDVALQAAVGHAFAYDIRPDAAALRVLAEGWSPWRGVAARLFWAYYAAIKGRDAVPLL
- the gluQRS gene encoding tRNA glutamyl-Q(34) synthetase GluQRS; translation: MSRPVYRFAPSPNGRLHLGHAFSALLNQRMAKDTGGRLLLRMEDIDAARCTPALEAGIYDDLYWLGLEWEQPVRRQSEHFAEYRNALTRLADMDLVYPAFLSRGEVRERIGAVLATGNKWPCDPDGTPHYPQGERSLSEKERMHRIASGAPYAWRLDMDKALAQLNDALLWHESGAGPEDETGMIRADPARWGDVILARKDTPTSYHLSVVVDDALQGVTHIVRGRDLYHATAVHRLLQTLLGLPEPQYHHHTLILAEDGQKLSKSRNDTAFESLRAQRWTPSDIRSKLKL